Proteins from a single region of Segatella copri:
- a CDS encoding copper resistance protein NlpE: protein MARVSYLLIQTFKEKQNEREKLRGTFQVLDGNILMLVHPSSGDNIFYKVRDGNCIILIDSFGNEPKKEVMKNYILKKKG, encoded by the coding sequence ATGGCAAGAGTTTCCTACCTGTTGATACAGACATTCAAAGAAAAGCAGAACGAGCGGGAAAAGTTAAGAGGTACCTTCCAAGTGCTTGATGGCAATATCTTGATGCTTGTGCATCCTTCGAGTGGTGACAACATATTCTATAAGGTGAGGGATGGCAATTGTATTATTCTGATAGACTCGTTCGGTAACGAACCCAAAAAAGAGGTTATGAAAAACTATATTCTGAAGAAGAAAGGATAA
- a CDS encoding hybrid sensor histidine kinase/response regulator, translated as MERKEQTGHICRWMALGIMTAIVIVGCTIVIGLFEWRDRKEIECRNAELHQWRKNVHDLNLHITELSLLGEMVADWDSTDVNEYHSLRLEVDSMLEGIAGICPKEDSDTICRLLAEKEQLLLDIKDAMQELNATQEKLTAEVPRIVEQNKTESKRLSAMPQQAKPKKRGFFSRLFGKKENGVTTGNRLTQTEKMLTNLNQTVVAKHHQQSRKVVEILDSLGNRNESINKQLQRVISIADENVDKGIKVRERQIADLEGNYTYYYIGMIGLLILVFFVLFLLVWRFAFKTRKSKEETRKVMLTVTHEMRSPLSAIKDYARKISGLDDATDESKRYADLIVDTSKGLTSMIDSFLVYSKLANGKATVKERPFRMMDIAEQLKMEYEPFAAKKQLELSVNNKADGVVNGDKEKVLTIGRNLLSNAIKYTGKGEIVLSTTYKNGVFMLKVKDTGTGLDDKQQKQIFKEFARLGNAVTQPGFGLGLSIVKNLVSLMKGKIDVSSHQGLGSIFTISLPMATAEKQNVEPTQYRTKRQDSFTVIAIDDSHVQLSTIREAFASNGIVCDTCNNATDLLDMMRKKSYDLLITDLKMAEVNGIEILEMMRMVNVRNSKTIPVVVMTAAPNVSEQELLGAGFVACLFKPMSDKDLINTARKCVNGKIAEKQIDFSMLLTYGNEKETLENFVKEMTDTLGSIRNAAQEENRKKMSDAIHHARSSWMMVQSDESLNYLFDLIEDSTSSDDVINQAVEDVFAHGEEIIKAAQKKIEEVTA; from the coding sequence ATGGAACGCAAAGAACAGACCGGGCATATCTGTAGATGGATGGCTTTAGGCATCATGACTGCCATCGTTATCGTAGGATGTACCATTGTAATCGGCCTATTTGAATGGCGCGACAGAAAGGAGATTGAGTGTAGAAATGCAGAACTGCATCAGTGGCGAAAGAATGTGCATGACTTAAACTTGCACATAACGGAATTGTCACTGCTTGGTGAAATGGTTGCGGATTGGGACTCAACAGATGTAAATGAGTATCATTCGCTTCGATTGGAAGTGGACAGTATGCTTGAAGGCATCGCAGGTATTTGTCCGAAAGAAGATTCTGATACGATCTGCCGTCTTCTTGCAGAAAAGGAACAGCTCCTTCTGGATATAAAGGATGCTATGCAGGAATTGAATGCTACTCAAGAAAAGCTGACCGCAGAAGTTCCAAGAATTGTAGAGCAGAATAAGACTGAAAGCAAAAGACTTTCAGCTATGCCACAGCAGGCAAAGCCAAAGAAGCGAGGTTTCTTCAGCAGATTGTTCGGCAAGAAAGAAAATGGAGTAACAACAGGCAACCGTTTAACCCAAACTGAAAAGATGCTCACCAACCTAAACCAAACGGTTGTTGCTAAACATCACCAGCAAAGCCGTAAGGTTGTGGAGATTTTGGATAGTCTGGGAAACAGAAATGAAAGTATCAATAAGCAGTTGCAAAGAGTAATCAGCATAGCTGATGAGAATGTGGATAAAGGCATCAAAGTTCGTGAGCGACAAATCGCAGACTTGGAAGGCAATTACACCTATTATTATATAGGGATGATAGGATTGTTGATATTGGTGTTTTTCGTATTATTCCTATTGGTGTGGCGTTTCGCATTCAAGACACGTAAGAGCAAGGAAGAAACAAGAAAGGTGATGCTGACAGTAACGCATGAGATGCGCAGTCCCTTGTCTGCCATCAAGGATTATGCTCGCAAGATTAGCGGACTTGATGATGCTACGGATGAAAGCAAACGGTATGCCGACTTGATTGTTGACACATCGAAAGGCTTGACTTCTATGATAGACAGTTTCCTGGTTTACTCCAAATTAGCGAATGGAAAGGCGACCGTCAAGGAACGCCCTTTCCGTATGATGGACATTGCCGAGCAATTAAAGATGGAGTATGAACCCTTTGCTGCGAAGAAACAACTGGAATTGAGCGTCAACAATAAGGCAGATGGTGTTGTCAATGGAGACAAGGAAAAGGTGCTTACAATAGGACGCAATCTGCTTTCCAATGCCATCAAATATACGGGAAAGGGTGAGATAGTATTGTCCACAACCTATAAGAATGGTGTGTTCATGCTAAAGGTTAAGGATACAGGAACAGGATTGGATGACAAGCAACAAAAACAAATTTTCAAGGAATTTGCAAGATTGGGAAATGCGGTCACCCAACCGGGATTTGGCTTGGGACTTTCCATTGTCAAGAACCTCGTTTCACTGATGAAAGGAAAAATCGATGTGTCCAGTCACCAAGGGCTGGGAAGTATTTTTACCATTAGTCTTCCTATGGCTACAGCCGAAAAGCAGAATGTGGAACCAACTCAGTATAGAACGAAACGACAAGATTCGTTTACTGTCATTGCCATTGATGATAGCCATGTACAACTGAGTACCATCCGTGAGGCGTTTGCATCAAACGGCATCGTATGTGACACTTGTAATAATGCCACGGATTTATTGGATATGATGCGCAAAAAATCATATGATCTGCTGATAACGGACTTGAAGATGGCTGAAGTGAATGGTATCGAGATTCTGGAAATGATGCGTATGGTGAACGTGCGTAACTCCAAGACCATTCCTGTTGTCGTTATGACAGCAGCACCAAATGTGAGTGAGCAAGAACTGCTTGGCGCTGGATTTGTCGCTTGTCTGTTCAAGCCGATGTCTGACAAGGATTTGATAAACACTGCAAGAAAGTGTGTAAACGGTAAGATTGCAGAAAAACAAATAGACTTCTCTATGTTGCTGACCTACGGCAATGAAAAAGAGACTTTGGAGAATTTCGTAAAGGAAATGACTGACACATTGGGCAGTATCCGTAATGCAGCCCAAGAGGAGAACCGCAAGAAAATGTCCGATGCCATTCACCACGCAAGAAGCTCGTGGATGATGGTACAATCTGACGAGTCTTTGAACTATCTTTTTGACCTGATAGAAGATTCTACATCATCAGACGACGTTATCAACCAAGCGGTTGAGGATGTTTTCGCACATGGTGAGGAAATCATCAAAGCCGCACAAAAGAAAATTGAGGAGGTAACAGCATGA
- a CDS encoding sigma-54-dependent transcriptional regulator, with the protein MKKVIIIEDSPTFCNMLGKKLEAKGWKTILCYNYRDGLKAVRESSEWDVVISDMRLGNDNGIDLLEWMRSNGYQNPFIIMTSYDESMSAVRTMKLGAEDYIPKKLLLDVVYERLEEIIDKQKRLVELNNKIVYRKSEKFRRIYKMAELFAKSDMAVMILGDNGTGKEHIAEKIHLQSKRADKPFEVVDCGTLSAELAVSALFGHEKGAFTSADAARKGYFELAAGGTLFLDEIGNLPKDVQAMLLRVLQSKSYRPLGAIKDKVADVRIIAATNENLQEAVREGRFRSDLYYRLHEAVIEIPRLRDCKEDIMPLANFFLKLYDRHTDKEIKCISKEAQRALVSHTWPGNVRELKSCIMRAMLLCENEIIDVEDLQLSQSALTEEALDFDEQERKINRERILWALKQCNGIKRDAAKMLEMSHTTFYARMKEYGIPTNKL; encoded by the coding sequence ATGAAGAAAGTAATAATCATTGAAGACAGCCCTACATTTTGCAATATGTTGGGCAAGAAGTTGGAGGCAAAGGGATGGAAAACAATCTTATGCTACAATTACAGAGATGGTCTGAAAGCTGTGAGGGAATCCTCTGAATGGGATGTTGTCATTTCGGATATGCGCTTGGGGAATGATAACGGCATCGACCTGTTGGAATGGATGCGTAGTAACGGCTACCAGAATCCATTTATCATCATGACATCTTACGATGAAAGCATGAGTGCCGTGAGGACTATGAAATTGGGAGCAGAAGACTATATACCGAAGAAATTGTTGCTTGATGTAGTTTATGAACGTTTGGAAGAAATCATAGACAAGCAGAAACGACTCGTCGAGTTGAATAACAAGATTGTTTACCGCAAAAGTGAGAAGTTTCGCCGTATATACAAAATGGCAGAATTGTTTGCCAAAAGCGACATGGCTGTTATGATATTGGGCGACAATGGTACTGGCAAAGAACATATAGCGGAAAAGATACATCTGCAAAGCAAAAGAGCCGACAAGCCTTTTGAGGTAGTAGATTGCGGTACGCTTTCTGCAGAACTTGCCGTTTCCGCTCTCTTTGGGCATGAGAAAGGTGCATTCACAAGTGCAGACGCAGCAAGAAAAGGTTACTTTGAATTGGCTGCTGGAGGTACACTGTTCTTGGACGAGATAGGCAACCTGCCGAAAGATGTACAGGCGATGCTGCTGCGTGTGTTGCAATCCAAGAGCTACCGACCATTGGGAGCTATAAAAGACAAAGTGGCTGATGTGCGCATTATTGCCGCCACCAACGAAAACCTGCAAGAGGCAGTTCGGGAAGGACGATTCAGAAGCGACCTGTATTATCGACTTCACGAAGCGGTTATTGAGATTCCACGGTTGCGGGATTGCAAGGAAGATATTATGCCATTAGCTAACTTCTTCCTGAAACTATATGATAGGCATACGGACAAAGAAATAAAATGTATCAGTAAGGAAGCGCAAAGGGCACTTGTAAGCCATACATGGCCAGGTAATGTGCGTGAGTTGAAATCCTGTATCATGCGAGCTATGCTGTTATGCGAGAATGAGATAATAGATGTCGAGGACTTGCAGTTGTCACAATCGGCATTGACAGAAGAGGCTTTGGACTTTGATGAACAAGAACGCAAGATCAATCGAGAGCGTATCTTGTGGGCTTTGAAGCAATGCAATGGCATCAAGCGTGATGCGGCAAAAATGTTGGAAATGAGCCATACTACATTCTATGCCCGTATGAAAGAGTATGGTATTCCTACTAATAAGTTGTAA
- a CDS encoding RteC domain-containing protein, protein MEYNILIETDFFNLLNAGHKNKGGNALENSYREFIKVVVDLCSTNVKQAVFALSYAETELDFHLSMPHIKDCLGTVGLYVRKAIAFVRRMQEHVSATYHLHVTTSTPEASPPVSSESKPLVKWTGNAVDLVEMVYGICVMGSVNDGDVKFKDLAQAMYQFFGIKAKDCYRFYTDIRRRKNHSRTYFLDRMQEKLNDKMRKDDELERMRR, encoded by the coding sequence ATGGAATACAACATATTGATAGAGACTGATTTTTTCAACTTGCTGAATGCAGGTCATAAGAACAAAGGTGGTAACGCTTTGGAGAACTCATATCGTGAGTTTATCAAGGTTGTGGTTGATTTATGCAGCACCAACGTGAAGCAAGCGGTCTTTGCACTGTCATACGCAGAGACCGAGCTTGACTTTCATCTGTCAATGCCCCATATAAAGGATTGTTTGGGAACCGTAGGCTTGTATGTGCGCAAGGCTATTGCATTTGTCCGCAGAATGCAAGAGCATGTGTCAGCAACATATCATCTTCATGTGACCACATCCACTCCAGAAGCCTCCCCACCAGTATCATCAGAATCAAAGCCATTAGTAAAATGGACAGGCAATGCCGTTGACCTTGTAGAAATGGTATATGGCATCTGCGTAATGGGAAGCGTGAACGATGGCGATGTGAAGTTCAAGGACTTGGCGCAAGCCATGTACCAGTTCTTCGGCATCAAAGCCAAGGACTGCTATCGTTTCTACACCGACATCAGAAGACGCAAAAACCATAGCCGTACTTACTTCCTTGACAGAATGCAGGAGAAGTTGAACGACAAGATGCGAAAGGATGATGAATTGGAAAGAATGAGACGATAA
- the mobC gene encoding conjugal transfer protein MobC, giving the protein MAQEDDLRALGKIMDFLRAVSIILAIMNVYWYCYEAMRMWGVTIGVVDRILINFNRTGGLFHSILYTKLFSLLLLALSCLGTKGVKAEKMSWNKIFTVLAVGICLFFLNWWILLLPISHFGNATLYIFTMTAGYICLLMGGLWMSRLLKHNLMEDVFNNENESFMQETKLMENEYSVNLPTRFYYKKKWQRGWINVVNPFRATIVLGTPGSGKSFAVVNNYIKQQIEKGYSMYIYDFKFSDLSTIAYNHMMNHQNGYKVKPQFYVINFDDPRRSHRCNPIHPDFMSDISDAYESAYTIMLNLNKTWVQKQGDFFVESPIILFAAIIWYLRIYKNGKYCTFPHAIELLNRRYEDVFPILTSYPELENYLSPFMDAWQGGAMEQLAGQIASAKIPLSRMISPQLYWVMSASEFTLDINNPEEPKILCVGNNPDRQNIYGAALGLYNSRIVKLINKKGQLKSSVIIDELPTIYFKGLDNLIATARSNKVAVCLGFQDFSQLVRDYGDKEAKVVINTVGNIFSGQVVGETAKTLSERFGKVLQKRQSISINRQDVSTSINTQMDSLIPPSKISGLTQGMFVGSVSDNFTERIEQKIFHAEIVVDTDKVKREESHYQPIPIINDFKDADGNDCMKQAILDNYNQIKEDVKQIVKDELERIAGDESLKHLIQK; this is encoded by the coding sequence ATGGCACAAGAAGACGATTTGAGAGCATTGGGAAAAATAATGGATTTTCTCCGTGCCGTGAGTATAATACTCGCAATTATGAATGTATATTGGTATTGCTATGAGGCAATGCGCATGTGGGGAGTGACAATCGGGGTTGTTGACAGAATCCTGATCAACTTCAACCGTACAGGCGGCTTGTTTCATTCTATCCTCTACACCAAGCTGTTCTCGCTTTTACTCCTGGCGCTCTCATGTCTGGGAACCAAGGGCGTGAAGGCAGAGAAGATGAGTTGGAACAAGATTTTTACGGTTCTTGCCGTTGGTATCTGTCTGTTCTTCCTCAACTGGTGGATATTGCTTCTGCCTATATCACATTTTGGCAATGCCACGCTGTACATCTTTACAATGACAGCGGGTTATATCTGCCTGTTGATGGGAGGACTCTGGATGAGCAGACTCTTGAAACACAACCTCATGGAGGATGTGTTCAATAATGAGAACGAGAGTTTCATGCAGGAAACCAAACTCATGGAGAACGAGTATTCCGTCAATCTGCCAACACGATTCTATTACAAGAAGAAATGGCAGAGAGGATGGATCAACGTGGTCAATCCGTTCCGAGCGACCATCGTGTTAGGTACACCGGGTAGTGGTAAGTCCTTTGCTGTCGTGAACAACTACATCAAACAGCAGATAGAGAAGGGGTATTCAATGTATATCTATGATTTCAAGTTTTCCGACCTTTCGACGATTGCCTACAACCACATGATGAACCATCAGAATGGATATAAGGTCAAGCCCCAGTTCTATGTCATCAACTTTGACGATCCTCGCAGAAGTCATCGCTGCAATCCCATTCACCCGGATTTCATGAGTGACATTTCCGATGCTTATGAGAGTGCATACACCATCATGCTCAACCTCAACAAGACGTGGGTTCAGAAGCAGGGCGACTTCTTCGTGGAGAGTCCGATTATCCTCTTTGCAGCCATCATTTGGTACCTAAGGATCTACAAGAACGGGAAGTATTGTACCTTTCCCCATGCCATCGAACTGCTCAATCGCAGATATGAGGATGTCTTTCCGATACTGACGAGCTATCCCGAACTGGAGAACTACCTATCTCCGTTCATGGATGCATGGCAAGGTGGAGCGATGGAGCAGTTGGCGGGGCAGATTGCAAGCGCAAAGATTCCGCTGTCACGAATGATCTCACCACAACTCTATTGGGTGATGTCCGCAAGCGAGTTTACACTCGACATCAACAATCCCGAAGAACCGAAGATTCTATGTGTCGGCAACAATCCCGACCGTCAGAACATTTATGGTGCGGCACTTGGTTTGTACAACAGCCGCATCGTGAAACTCATCAACAAGAAGGGACAACTCAAATCATCCGTTATCATTGACGAGTTGCCGACTATCTATTTCAAGGGTTTGGATAATCTGATTGCTACGGCACGAAGCAACAAGGTGGCGGTGTGTTTAGGCTTCCAGGACTTCTCGCAGTTGGTTCGCGATTATGGAGACAAGGAGGCAAAGGTGGTTATCAATACCGTTGGTAATATCTTCAGCGGACAGGTCGTTGGCGAGACCGCCAAGACTTTATCCGAACGTTTCGGCAAGGTGCTCCAAAAGCGCCAGTCCATTTCCATCAATCGTCAGGATGTCTCTACATCTATCAATACCCAGATGGATAGTCTCATTCCGCCAAGCAAGATTAGCGGACTCACCCAAGGTATGTTTGTCGGCTCTGTTTCCGACAACTTCACCGAGCGCATAGAGCAGAAGATCTTCCATGCCGAGATTGTCGTTGACACCGACAAGGTAAAGCGAGAGGAAAGCCATTATCAGCCTATCCCTATCATTAACGACTTCAAGGATGCCGATGGCAACGACTGCATGAAGCAAGCTATTCTGGACAATTACAACCAAATCAAGGAGGATGTCAAACAAATTGTCAAGGATGAACTGGAGCGCATCGCAGGTGACGAGAGCTTAAAGCATCTCATACAGAAATAA
- a CDS encoding relaxase/mobilization nuclease domain-containing protein — protein MVAKISFGSSLYGALAYNGEKINKEEGKLLATNKIFDDCSGKTSIANALRDFQRYLSPHIRTEKPVVHISLNPHPDDVLTDMEMENIAREYLERMGYGNQPYMVYKHEDIDRHHMHIVTIRVDENGKCLDSRYNYHKSKAITRDLEEKYNLHKADRKQRQADNPLRKVDVSQGNVKKQVANTVKSLCATYRFQSLGEYRALLSLYNISLEEVRGEVGGREYHGFVYSATDGQGNKVGNPFKASKIDKSVGIEAIEKRFAYSTKKFKEDKKLSEMTRHSVEAVLKQTYHKDKFVELLKAKGIDVVFRHTADGRIYGATFIDHRTQSVFNGSRLGKNLSANALQEHFTLPYENEQPIPLTIPKEDGTMPELEYHGSGLFDEYGSGLGLMAGNGSSNEAQEAAFDRELRRKKKKRKGRNL, from the coding sequence ATGGTCGCAAAGATAAGTTTCGGAAGTTCATTGTATGGTGCACTGGCATACAATGGTGAGAAGATTAACAAGGAAGAAGGAAAACTCTTGGCTACAAACAAGATCTTTGATGATTGTTCTGGAAAGACGAGCATCGCCAATGCCTTGCGTGATTTCCAGCGATACCTTTCTCCGCACATCAGAACAGAGAAGCCTGTAGTGCATATATCCTTGAATCCGCATCCTGATGATGTGCTGACGGATATGGAGATGGAGAATATTGCCCGTGAATACTTGGAGCGCATGGGATATGGCAACCAGCCATACATGGTCTACAAGCATGAGGACATTGACCGTCACCACATGCACATCGTAACCATCCGGGTGGATGAAAACGGCAAGTGCTTGGATAGCCGATACAACTACCATAAGAGCAAGGCTATCACCCGTGACTTGGAGGAGAAGTACAATCTCCACAAGGCAGACCGCAAGCAACGCCAGGCAGACAATCCACTTCGTAAGGTGGATGTAAGCCAAGGCAATGTGAAGAAGCAGGTTGCCAACACAGTAAAATCTCTCTGCGCTACCTACAGGTTCCAGTCATTGGGCGAGTACCGTGCACTTCTTTCCTTATATAATATATCCTTGGAGGAAGTCAGAGGCGAAGTTGGCGGTCGTGAGTATCATGGTTTTGTCTATTCTGCCACGGACGGACAGGGCAATAAGGTTGGAAATCCTTTCAAGGCTTCCAAGATTGATAAATCTGTCGGTATAGAGGCGATAGAAAAGCGGTTCGCTTATTCTACCAAGAAGTTCAAGGAGGACAAGAAACTCTCCGAGATGACCCGTCATAGCGTGGAAGCTGTCTTGAAACAGACGTATCATAAGGATAAGTTCGTTGAGTTGCTGAAAGCAAAGGGCATTGATGTTGTTTTCCGCCATACAGCTGACGGCCGTATCTACGGAGCAACATTCATTGATCACCGCACCCAAAGCGTTTTCAATGGTTCAAGGCTTGGAAAGAATCTTTCTGCCAATGCCCTGCAGGAGCACTTCACCTTGCCTTACGAGAATGAGCAGCCGATACCACTTACCATCCCGAAGGAAGATGGCACAATGCCGGAACTGGAATATCATGGTTCTGGCTTGTTCGATGAGTACGGCAGCGGTCTTGGACTTATGGCAGGGAATGGTTCTTCCAACGAGGCACAGGAAGCAGCATTTGATAGAGAGTTACGCAGAAAGAAAAAGAAACGAAAAGGGAGAAACCTTTAA
- the mobA gene encoding conjugal transfer protein MobA: MNTERKRGGRIPKLNPKSHHVMLRFDDDEWMKFLVMYEQTDVKAKAVFAKARIFGEPFKVLREDKTLVEYYTKLSSFHSQYRMIGNNYNQVVKELRCHFSEKKAMALLYKLENCTRELVSLTREIVELTRKFEERWSQR; this comes from the coding sequence ATGAACACAGAAAGAAAACGAGGGGGACGAATCCCCAAGCTGAACCCGAAGTCGCACCATGTGATGCTTCGGTTCGACGATGACGAATGGATGAAATTCCTCGTCATGTATGAGCAGACTGATGTGAAGGCGAAGGCTGTTTTTGCCAAGGCACGCATCTTCGGCGAGCCGTTCAAGGTGCTGCGCGAGGACAAGACACTGGTGGAATACTACACCAAGCTTTCTTCTTTTCACTCGCAGTACCGAATGATTGGCAACAACTACAACCAGGTTGTCAAGGAACTCCGTTGTCATTTCTCAGAGAAAAAGGCGATGGCTTTGCTCTATAAGCTGGAGAACTGCACCAGGGAACTGGTCTCTCTTACCCGTGAGATTGTTGAACTAACCCGTAAGTTTGAGGAAAGATGGTCGCAAAGATAA
- a CDS encoding ParA family protein, producing MSKTRFVAFATQKGGIGKSTITALVANYIHNVKGFNVAVIDCDEPQHNIADLRDEEMELIKDSAYFKAQACEHFKKLGKKSYCVMRSNALNALDDAERVLEDSEVELDFIFFDMPGTIKSEGVLKTLSQMDYIFVPISADRFVIESALGFVQLFNDNLMTPGLAVTKELAFFWTMVDKRERTNLYEVYEGMFASLGYSLLNTRLPDSKRFRRELSENRKAVFRSTIFPADPNLLRGSGIKELSDEICEIIKT from the coding sequence ATGAGTAAAACAAGATTTGTAGCTTTTGCAACACAGAAAGGTGGAATCGGAAAATCCACCATCACAGCTCTTGTAGCCAACTACATTCACAATGTTAAAGGTTTCAATGTAGCAGTCATTGACTGTGACGAACCACAGCACAACATCGCAGACCTGCGTGATGAGGAAATGGAACTCATCAAGGACAGTGCTTATTTCAAGGCACAAGCTTGTGAGCACTTCAAGAAGTTGGGCAAGAAATCCTACTGCGTCATGAGAAGCAATGCGCTCAATGCGCTTGATGACGCAGAGAGGGTGTTGGAAGATTCGGAGGTTGAGCTGGACTTTATTTTCTTTGACATGCCGGGAACAATCAAAAGCGAAGGTGTCTTGAAAACATTGTCTCAGATGGATTACATCTTTGTTCCTATCAGCGCAGACCGTTTTGTGATTGAAAGTGCATTGGGCTTTGTCCAACTATTCAATGATAACCTAATGACTCCCGGTTTGGCAGTCACCAAGGAACTTGCCTTTTTCTGGACGATGGTTGACAAACGAGAACGCACGAATTTATATGAAGTGTATGAAGGAATGTTTGCTTCTCTCGGCTATTCACTTCTCAATACACGACTTCCAGACAGCAAGCGTTTCAGAAGAGAACTGTCGGAGAATCGAAAGGCTGTGTTCCGTTCCACCATCTTCCCCGCAGACCCGAATCTGTTGCGAGGAAGTGGCATCAAGGAATTGTCTGACGAAATTTGTGAAATTATAAAAACATAA
- a CDS encoding DUF3408 domain-containing protein produces the protein MVSRKINTDAIDESLLIASVGKSKIGTTTASILNGASQYQVRDTEEKEEGEKKNPRSLMDKSAAPRKPSKVSSESYDAAFLKRNEIKTRQCVYISREIHKRISRIVSVLAKHELTVGGYIDLILEKHLEENQEEINGLLRKEIDDWNV, from the coding sequence ATGGTAAGCAGAAAAATTAACACCGATGCAATAGATGAAAGTCTGCTCATTGCCTCTGTTGGCAAGAGCAAGATAGGCACGACAACGGCATCCATCCTTAATGGAGCCTCTCAATACCAAGTGAGGGATACCGAAGAGAAAGAAGAGGGTGAAAAGAAAAATCCACGTTCACTGATGGATAAGTCTGCAGCCCCACGCAAGCCATCCAAGGTTTCTTCTGAAAGTTATGATGCTGCATTTCTCAAACGAAACGAGATAAAGACTCGTCAATGCGTTTATATCAGTCGTGAGATACACAAGAGAATTTCGAGGATTGTCAGTGTGCTCGCAAAGCATGAGTTGACTGTCGGTGGTTATATCGACCTTATTCTTGAGAAACATCTTGAAGAGAACCAGGAAGAAATTAACGGCTTACTAAGAAAAGAGATAGATGATTGGAATGTGTGA
- a CDS encoding DUF3408 domain-containing protein: MKRNRTSKNGETKEYISIQSTVNVTVSSQAEKKVGYIDKFMSKADFTARNGKQVCIKEETHERIMKFVNVVGKGQATVASFIDNIINEHFAIHAAEIKAAFDEGLKAYRL; the protein is encoded by the coding sequence ATGAAAAGAAACAGAACAAGTAAGAATGGTGAGACAAAAGAATACATCAGTATTCAGTCCACTGTAAATGTAACAGTGTCATCCCAAGCTGAAAAGAAAGTTGGGTATATAGACAAGTTTATGTCCAAAGCTGATTTTACCGCAAGAAATGGTAAACAGGTATGCATCAAAGAAGAGACACATGAGCGCATTATGAAGTTTGTGAATGTGGTTGGTAAAGGACAGGCTACTGTAGCAAGTTTCATAGACAACATCATCAACGAGCATTTTGCTATCCATGCTGCCGAAATCAAGGCTGCATTTGATGAGGGACTCAAGGCATATCGCCTCTAA
- a CDS encoding DUF4134 domain-containing protein: MNKKNRIILLAAMIVAAVSQTFAQGNGLAGINEATSMVTSYFDPGTKLIYAIGAVVGLIGGIKVYGKFSSGDPDTSKTAASWFGACIFLIVSATILRSFFL, translated from the coding sequence ATGAACAAGAAAAACAGAATCATTCTTCTCGCTGCGATGATTGTCGCAGCCGTATCACAGACATTCGCGCAAGGCAACGGACTTGCAGGTATCAACGAAGCAACAAGTATGGTGACCTCCTACTTCGATCCAGGCACGAAGCTCATCTACGCCATCGGTGCCGTGGTGGGTCTCATCGGAGGCATCAAGGTGTATGGCAAGTTCTCGTCTGGCGACCCCGACACGAGCAAGACTGCCGCAAGCTGGTTCGGAGCCTGCATCTTCCTCATCGTGAGCGCAACCATCCTCCGCTCGTTCTTCCTATAA
- a CDS encoding DUF4133 domain-containing protein, whose amino-acid sequence MADYPINKGIGHSVEFKGLKAQYLFIFAGGLLAVFFLVVVLYMAGADQLVCIGLGLTLGSLLVWGTFHLNNKYGEHGLMKFLAAKSHPRYILNRRKTNRMFKHKKKEE is encoded by the coding sequence ATGGCTGACTACCCAATCAACAAGGGCATCGGTCATTCGGTTGAGTTCAAGGGACTGAAGGCACAGTACCTCTTCATCTTTGCAGGTGGACTGCTTGCCGTCTTTTTCCTTGTGGTCGTCCTCTATATGGCAGGTGCGGACCAACTGGTCTGCATCGGCTTGGGTCTCACGCTCGGATCATTGCTTGTATGGGGAACATTCCATCTGAACAACAAGTATGGTGAGCATGGACTGATGAAGTTCCTTGCCGCCAAGAGCCATCCACGCTATATCCTCAACCGAAGGAAAACAAACCGGATGTTCAAACATAAAAAGAAAGAAGAATGA